A single Populus nigra chromosome 13, ddPopNigr1.1, whole genome shotgun sequence DNA region contains:
- the LOC133671125 gene encoding PHD finger protein MALE MEIOCYTE DEATH 1: protein MSIPNLENCKKRKRWPKLYDFNTFCEPDCPINPRGPFRDNMRLFLQQCAEPEDYKVEGMSIWCTLLVIESKNFVVPLYTIEEDVKESVRPFCDLCRCNGWSHNSVSKRKYHMIIPVDSEWSQKLEDGVCDLQTHLLHGLIHCNGFGHLLCINGREGGSKYLCGREIMDLWDRICASLRTRKITVEDVSKKRSMDLRLLYGIAYGHPWFGRWGYKFCHGSFGVTEPIYFKAIEILSSMELEKIIQDFSDTSLSKSIKQIIHYYKDLSPTQLITFKDLLRFMLAIRSCPCVWKKQSMTATTTSKPPINIVLRRKPLIKEKCMKYRNFSSLVGTMDSRWPTRRLQYAAEVIVDALKAKKEDKHSQEGMTRQDVRDAARMHIGDTGLLDYVLKSMNNVVVGKYVVQRAVNPKTRILEYSIDEFGDGIIPVKSEPESETVPAQPLLPGADVNADVVFVYENVLFNYPESELVEVATQAILDSKHFVKEWPFRVENDQLLSFICQVMPTWNDLEAKFHRKAPPGEIIVLPLHASVLELKQEAESALRDTYCMLERFVVIEIEHMENLDDKDLLCKFVESGAEIFVKGYGMDINSQLRYEGGSDNWKVRCECGACDDDGERMVECDICEVWQHTRCNGIDDADTVPQLFICSGCCDSLLPGKTETHQRFESSDDLLMIPAAIGYGAEAAEPFYEAIGYGAEAAEPFYQA, encoded by the exons ATGTCAATACCAAATCTTgaaaattgcaagaaaaggaaaagatggCCAAAACTCTACGATTTCAACACATTTTGTGAACCGGATTGCCCCATTAATCCTAGGGGTCCTTTCCGCGATAACATGCGGCTTTTTCTTCAACAATGTGCAGAACCTGAAGATTATAAAGTAGAGGGCATGTCCATTTGGTGTACTTTGCTTGTTATTGAAAGTAAAAACTTTGTTGTTCCACTTTACACCATTGAAGAAGATGTTAAGGAGTCAGTTAGACCCTTTTGTGATCTGTGCAGATGCAACG GTTGGAGTCACAATTCTGTTTCCAAAAGAAAGTATCATATGATAATACCAGTTGATAGCGAGTGGAGTCAGAAATTGGAGGATGGCGTTTGTGATCTACAGACACATCTCTTGCATGGGTTGATTCACTGTAATGGTTTTGGTCATTTACTATGCATAAATGGGAGAGAAGGGGGTTCCAAGTATCTTTGTGGCCGGGAAATCATGGATCTTTGGGATCGTATTTGTGCAAGTCTTCGAACTAG gaaaatcaCTGTTGAGGATGTATCAAAGAAGCGGTCCATGGATCTTCGCCTTCTTTATGGGATTGCATATGGACATCCATGGTTTGGTAGATGGGGATACAAGTTTTGCCATGGAAGCTTTGGTGTGACAGAGCCCATATACTTCAAAGCAATTGAAATTCTGAGCTCTATGGAACTTGAGAAGATCATTCAAGATTTCAGTGACACGAGCCTAAGCAAAAGCATAAAGCAGATAATTCACTACTACAAAGACCTGAGTCCAACCCAGCTGATCACATTCAAAGATCTTCTTCGTTTCATGCTTGCCATCAGATCCTGTCCCTGTGTATGGAAGAAACAAAGCATGACTGCCACCACCACTTCAAAGCCTCCTATCAATATTGTTCTCCGGAGAAAGCCACTCATAAAGGAGAAATGTATGAAGTACAGAAATTTTAGCTCGTTGGTTGGTACAATGGACAGCAGATGGCCTACAAGAAGACTGCAATATGCAGCTGAAGTGATTGTGGATGCATTGAAAGCAAAGAAGGAGGACAAACACAGTCAAGAAGGAATGACTAGACAAGACGTGAGAGATGCAGCTCGAATGCACATTGGTGATACAGGCTTGCTTGATTATGTTCTGAAATCAATGAACAATGTGGTTGTTGGAAAGTATGTTGTCCAGCGGGCAGTTAACCCAAAAACAAGGATTCTTGAATACTCAATTGACGAGTTTGGCGACGGGATTATCCCTGTCAAGTCTGAACCAGAATCTGAAACAGTTCCGGCACAACCTCTTTTGCCTGGAGCTGATGTTAATGCTGATGTGGTCTTTGTATACGAGAATGTGCTGTTTAACTACCCAGAATCAGAATTGGTTGAAGTAGCAACTCAGGCAATTCTAGACAGCAAGCATTTTGTGAAGGAGTGGCCTTTTAGGGTTGAGAATGACCAGCTGTTGAGTTTCATATGCCAAGTGATGCCAACTTGGAATGATCTTGAAGCTAAATTTCACAGGAAAGCTCCTCCTGGCGAGATTATCGTGCTTCCATTGCATGCTTCTGTGCTGGAACTAAAGCAAGAAGCAGAAAGTGCATTGCGAGACACATACTGCATGCTGGAGAGGTTTGTTGTTATAGAGATAGAACACATGGAAAACCTAGATGATAAGGACTTGCTGTGTAAATTTGTCGAATCCGGTGCAGAGATTTTTGTGAAAGGGTATGGCATGGACATAAATTCTCAGTTGAGGTATGAAGGTGGGTCAGATAACTGGAAAGTAAGATGTGAATGTGGGGCTTGTGACGATGATGGGGAGAGAATGGTAGAATGTGACATTTGTGAGGTGTGGCAACACACACGCTGCAATGGAATTGATGATGCTGATACAGTACCACAATTGTTCATTTGTTCTGGATGCTGTGATTCTCTACTGCCAGGGAAAACTGAAACTCACCAGAGATTTGAGAGTTCTGATGATTTGTTGATGATTCCTGCAGCAATTGGATATGGAGCAGAGGCTGCAGAGCCTTTTTACGAAG CAATTGGATATGGAGCAGAGGCTGCAGAGCCTTTTTACCAAG CTTGA
- the LOC133671605 gene encoding probable methyltransferase At1g29790, which translates to MDSPNQPKSLSTNLFYLFLLLSTNLLTLFISSTFYSSSSCSLNPISSTTTFTKRSSPSTTDSDGTGNPDTPQATIDLPSEFLAFSSGQVLPLGFNTNFDSDTFYPSVGQACTRFPDELSRFMSYKVNGSCPDDELFAQKLLLKGCEPLPRRRCRPAAQPDYVEPYPLPTSLWTTPPNSSVVWTAYTCKDYTCLINRVKTQKGFDDCKDCFDLHGREMNRWASRQSIEGSLDFTIDEVLATKKPGTIRIGLDIGGGVATFAVRMRERNITIITTSMNLNGPFNNFIASRGVMPLYISISQRLPFFDNTLDIVHSMHVLSNWIPSTLLHFLMFDIYRVLRPGGLFWLDHFFCVEDQFLDVYKPLIESVGFIKLKWVVGKKLDRGAELREMYLSALLEKPLKNSW; encoded by the coding sequence ATGGATTCTCCTAATCAACCCAAGTCTCTCTCCACCAATCTCTTCTACCTCTTCCTTCTCTTGTCAACAAATCTCCTCACTCTATTCATCTCCTCTACCTTCTACTCCTCCTCTTCCTGCTCTCTCAACCCCATCTCAAGTACCACCACATTCACTAAAAGAAGTAGTCCCAGCACTACTGACTCAGATGGCACAGGAAATCCTGATACCCCACAAGCAACAATAGACCTCCCATCAGAATTTCTTGCCTTCTCTTCAGGCCAAGTTCTCCCACTTGGTTTCAACACAAATTTTGATTCTGATACCTTCTATCCTTCTGTAGGCCAAGCCTGCACTCGGTTTCCTGATGAACTTAGTCGTTTTATGTCCTACAAAGTTAATGGATCCTGTCCTGATGATGAACTATTTGCACAAAAACTCCTCCTCAAAGGCTGTGAACCTCTCCCTCGCCGCCGTTGCCGCCCTGCTGCTCAGCCTGACTATGTTGAGCCCTACCCGCTTCCAACTAGTCTTTGGACTACCCCACCAAATTCTTCAGTTGTGTGGACAGCTTATACTTGCAAGGACTACACTTGTCTAATCAACAGAGTGAAAACTCAAAAGGGTTTTGATGATTGTAAAGACTGCTTTGATTTACACGGTAGAGAAATGAATAGGTGGGCTTCAAGACAAAGCATTGAAGGGTCACTTGATTTCACAATCGATGAAGTTCTTGCAACAAAGAAGCCCGGAACAATCCGAATTGGGCTAGACATTGGTGGTGGTGTGGCTACATTTGCTGTAAGGATGAGGGAAAGGAACATCACCATTATAACAACTTCAATGAACTTGAATGGTCCCTTCAACAACTTCATTGCTTCAAGAGGTGTTATGCCTTTGTACATAAGCATATCACAAAGGCTACCATTCTTTGACAACACTTTGGACATTGTTCACTCTATGCATGTTTTGAGTAACTGGATTCCTTCAACTTTGCTTCATTTCTTGATGTTTGATATCTATAGAGTGCTTAGGCCTGGCGGGCTGTTTTGGCTTGATCATTTCTTCTGCGTGGAAGATCAATTTTTGGATGTTTACAAGCCACTCATTGAGAGCGTTGGATTCATCAAGTTGAAATGGGTGGTGGGCAAAAAGCTTGATCGCGGAGCAGAGCTTAGAGAAATGTACCTCTCAGCTTTGTTAGAGAAGCCATTGAAGAATTCTTGGTGA